One Amblyomma americanum isolate KBUSLIRL-KWMA chromosome 8, ASM5285725v1, whole genome shotgun sequence DNA window includes the following coding sequences:
- the LOC144100988 gene encoding juvenile hormone acid O-methyltransferase-like isoform X1 has product MYEAFKNYSIKENACALHRIAFLQTPRQDHQHLDIGCGPGAFTRDYLVPRSWPCKNIVAVDKSRQMIEYARQNSDHENITFEIFDFGGQDIEDMIANYGTFDRIYSFLNFQGVKDGRKAYVDLSRLLTPGSGECLIFSGVSNSFTDAWMQMHLMDRWRQVIPDPMSCLSDYHKFMLDNNFGKIESEIRGLVTDAEMETIACHVFESEWPFPNVKTFLESSFNVIPFVQSIPECDIEDAKTDWARLMQASAAKQRSGFTAKMVFYCLHAKSAS; this is encoded by the exons ATGTACGAAGCTTTCAAGAACTATTCCATCAAAGAGAATGCTTGTGCATTGCACAGGATTGCGTTTCTTCAGACGCCAAGGCAGGACCATCAACACTTAGACATAGGTTGCGGTCCAGGAGCGTTTACAAGGGATTACCTGGTTCCTCGATCTTGGCCCTgcaagaacattgtagccgtcgACAAGTCTCGCCAAATGATTGAGTACGCCAGGCAGAACAGTGACCACGAAAACATTACATTCGAGATATTCGACTTCGGCGGACAGGACATTGAAGACATGATAGCGAACTACGGCACCTTCGACCGCATCTACTCTTTTCTGAATTTCCAAGGCGTCAAAGATGGGCGGAAGGCCTACGTGGACCTGTCCCGACTGCTGACTCCAGGATCAGGAGAGTGCCTGATATTCTCCGGCGTTTCAAACTCTTTTACCGATGCTTGGATGCAGATGCACCTGATGGACCGGTGGCGACAGGTCATTCCT GACCCAATGTCTTGTCTGTCAGATTACCACAAATTCATGCTCGACAACAACTTCGGCAAGATTGAGTCTGAGATAAGAGGACTCGTCACCGACGCCGAAATGGAGACAATTGCATGCCACGTATTCGAAAGCGAATGGCCCTTTCCTAACGTGAAAACATTTCTCG AATCGTCATTCAACGTCATACCATTTGTGCAGTCAATTCCCGAATGCGACATCGAAGATGCGAAGACTGATTGGGCACGCTTGATGCAAGCATCGGCCGCCAAGCAGCGCAGCGGATTCACAGCGAAGATGGTCTTCTACTGCTTGCATGCGAAATCAGCCTCATGA
- the LOC144102176 gene encoding juvenile hormone acid O-methyltransferase-like: MSTTEESTSYYSRDFIDAKKYASLERHSMQEGANALERITFLQTPKESHQHLDIGCGPGTFTRDYLVPRSLPCKRLVAVDTSPLMIEFAKANSSHDNIMFDVFNFGNQDVEELMAKYGRFDRVYSFLCFHYIKNQLSAYKDLGKVLTPGSGECLVVGAVSAASADSWLQVHLMNRWRDMIPDPRLLYCEPFKFHFDKNLRKVEFDIREMVRAAGLECIECRVYETEWLFPSAKACVDEVLGSFEWSKRVPQCDVPALKAECTRQLHRISAPTSRGYGMRMTLYSLHARSGSSV, encoded by the exons ATGTCTACCACAGAAGAGTCGACGTCGTACTACTCCCGCGATTTTATCGATGCTAAGAAATATGCTTCTTTAGAGCGCCATTCGATGCAAGAAGGTGCCAACGCTCTCGAACGAATTACCTTTCTTCAAACGCCGAAAGAAAGTCACCAGCACTTGGACATAGGTTGCGGTCCAGGCACCTTTACAAGGGACTATCTTGTACCTCGCTCACTACCTTGCAAGCGGTTAGTAGCCGTGGACACGTCACCGTTGATGATCGAATTCGCTAAAGCCAACTCAAGCCATGACAACATAATGTTCGACGTCTTCAACTTTGGCAACCAGGATGTGGAAGAGCTGATGGCAAAGTACGGCCGTTTCGACCGCGTTTATTCATTTCTGTGCTTTCACTACATCAAGAACCAGCTTAGTGCGTACAAGGACTTGGGCAAGGTTCTTACTCCCGGATCTGGAGAGTGCCTCGTTGTCGGGGCCGTCAGTGCTGCTTCTGCAGACTCATGGCTCCAAGTTCATCTGATGAATCGTTGGCGAGACATGATACCG GATCCAAGGCTTTTGTACTGCGAGCCATTCAAGTTCCATTTCGACAAGAACCTACGGAAGGTCGAGTTCGATATCAGAGAAATGGTGAGAGCAGCAGGACTCGAATGCATCGAATGCCGCGTCTATGAAACAGAATGGCTCTTCCCCAGCGCGAAGGCATGCGTCG ATGAGGTACTTGGATCATTTGAGTGGTCCAAACGAGTGCCCCAGTGTGATGTCCCAGCTTTGAAGGCAGAGTGCACACGTCAGCTGCACCGCATCTCGGCGCCCACAAGTCGCGGGTATGGGATGCGGATGACCCTCTACAGTCTACATGCGCGATCGGGCTCGAGTGTTTAG